Proteins encoded together in one Jaculus jaculus isolate mJacJac1 chromosome 7, mJacJac1.mat.Y.cur, whole genome shotgun sequence window:
- the LOC101617521 gene encoding cytochrome c oxidase subunit 7A1, mitochondrial: MRALRVSQALARSFSSSSRHRFENRVAEKQKLFQADNDLPVHLKGGGMDGILYRLTMALTLGGTVYSLYSLGWASFPHKK, encoded by the exons ATGAGGGCTCTGCGG GTCTCCCAGGCGCTGGCTCGTTCTTTCAGCTCATCCTCCAGGCACCGCTTTGAGAACCGAGTGGCAGAGAAACAGAAACTCTTCCAG GCCGACAATGACCTCCCAGTGCACTTGAAGGGCGGGGGAATGGATGGCATCCTATACAGACTGACGATGGCGCTGACCCTGGGCG GCACCGTCTACAGCTTATACAGCCTGGGCTGGGCCTCCTTCCCCCACAAGAAGTGA